The Halogranum gelatinilyticum genome includes a window with the following:
- the hpt gene encoding hypoxanthine/guanine phosphoribosyltransferase: protein MERLRQSFADAPVIEKADGYQYVVHPMSNGVPMLEPQLLREVAVGITRVAELETVDKIVTPEAMGIHISTAVSLVTDIPLVVVRKRQYGLDGEVSLHQETGYSESEMYINDVEAGDRVLVLDDLLSTGGTLAAITEALDAIGAEVVDVVVAIRKAATDSAMDESPHDVQSLVDIEMRDGEVVVVGEYGEQ from the coding sequence ATGGAACGTCTCCGCCAGTCGTTCGCCGACGCGCCGGTCATCGAGAAGGCCGACGGCTACCAGTACGTCGTCCATCCGATGAGCAACGGCGTGCCGATGCTCGAACCCCAACTGTTGCGCGAGGTCGCCGTCGGCATCACGCGCGTCGCGGAGTTGGAGACCGTCGACAAGATCGTCACGCCGGAAGCGATGGGTATCCACATCTCCACGGCCGTCTCGCTCGTGACAGACATCCCGCTCGTCGTCGTCCGAAAACGCCAGTACGGTCTCGACGGCGAGGTGTCGCTCCACCAGGAGACGGGCTACTCCGAGTCCGAGATGTACATCAACGACGTCGAGGCGGGCGACCGCGTCCTCGTCCTCGACGACCTGCTGTCGACCGGCGGGACGCTCGCGGCCATCACCGAGGCACTGGACGCCATCGGTGCCGAGGTCGTCGACGTGGTTGTCGCGATTCGGAAGGCTGCGACCGACAGCGCGATGGACGAGTCGCCGCACGACGTGCAGTCGCTTGTCGACATCGAGATGCGCGACGGCGAGGTCGTCGTGGTCGGCGAGTACGGCGAGCAGTAG
- a CDS encoding fasciclin domain-containing protein: MIDQQRRKFLRTAGAAGAILAVGGVGTASAREGKNTGASGDMTIVDIAIANGFNVLAAAVTEAGLVETLSGNRQFTVFAPTDEAFNEAGITVDNVDELDDEFLLDVLLYHVTPGRRYSPSVVNAPKIRMLNGQFVDVDGTSLNGGQATLFDLDLVDIEASNGVVHVINGVLLP, from the coding sequence ATGATCGACCAGCAGCGGCGGAAATTCTTACGGACTGCGGGTGCAGCAGGCGCGATTCTGGCAGTCGGTGGCGTCGGCACGGCGTCGGCCCGCGAAGGAAAGAATACGGGAGCGTCCGGCGACATGACCATCGTCGACATCGCCATCGCGAACGGCTTCAACGTGCTTGCCGCTGCAGTGACCGAGGCAGGACTCGTCGAGACGCTCAGCGGTAACAGACAGTTCACCGTCTTCGCACCGACGGACGAGGCGTTCAACGAGGCAGGCATCACCGTCGACAACGTCGACGAGCTGGACGACGAGTTCCTCCTCGACGTCCTCCTCTACCACGTGACGCCCGGGCGACGCTACTCGCCGTCCGTCGTGAACGCCCCGAAAATCCGCATGTTGAACGGCCAGTTCGTCGACGTCGACGGGACCTCCCTGAACGGCGGTCAGGCCACCTTGTTCGACCTCGACCTCGTGGACATCGAGGCGTCGAACGGCGTCGTCCACGTCATCAACGGCGTGTTGCTCCCGTAG
- a CDS encoding bacterio-opsin activator domain-containing protein translates to MGESEGEPGVDFELKERAMDKAPVGITISDPSREDNPMIYANEAFERLTGYPRTEVLGRNCRFLQGAASAPEAIRQMSEAIAADEETTAELVNYRANGEAFWNEVTIAPLRDEDGTVTHYVGFQNDVTARKEAEFEVIQRTEDLEHLVRRINGLMKDVTERLMQSTSTEEDLRKVTERIAAADPYVFAWFGEPDLLSETVVPSSWAGEGDSLEGIEVAITDDDPTARAFDTRSVQTAPVDGTVCSDSLPSARSLAAVPVTYRETVYGVLTVYSDTDDVFDERETVVLEALGRTIGTAINARESRRILTADNIVVLEFEVSDPALFVVDLSAREDCRLEYHGSIDPENDALSMFFSTDAPRTRLVDLAEEAAEVDRATVISGDDEANLVEFRMAETSVVAELAERGVITRSIVAADGRAHITLELPSAVDARTIATLLRDRYTGTELVASRTRDRPATTKQEFIAGVEAQLTDRQVTALQKAYLSGYYAPNRSTTGDELAESMGISRATFHQHLRAAEQKLMAEFFDART, encoded by the coding sequence ATGGGCGAATCCGAGGGAGAACCCGGGGTGGACTTCGAGCTCAAGGAGCGTGCGATGGACAAGGCACCCGTCGGAATCACCATCTCCGATCCCAGCCGCGAAGACAACCCGATGATCTACGCCAACGAGGCCTTCGAACGGCTGACCGGCTACCCACGGACAGAGGTCCTCGGCCGCAACTGTCGGTTTCTCCAGGGTGCGGCGTCCGCACCAGAGGCCATCCGACAGATGTCCGAAGCGATTGCCGCGGACGAGGAGACGACGGCCGAGTTGGTGAACTACCGGGCGAACGGTGAGGCCTTCTGGAACGAGGTGACGATCGCTCCACTTCGTGACGAGGATGGGACGGTGACCCACTACGTCGGCTTCCAGAACGACGTCACGGCTCGCAAAGAGGCAGAGTTCGAGGTCATCCAACGCACCGAAGACCTCGAACATCTCGTCCGTCGCATCAACGGTCTGATGAAGGACGTCACGGAGCGGTTGATGCAATCGACCTCCACGGAGGAGGACCTACGGAAGGTGACCGAACGGATTGCTGCGGCCGACCCGTACGTGTTCGCCTGGTTCGGTGAGCCGGACCTGCTCTCGGAGACGGTCGTGCCGTCCTCGTGGGCGGGCGAGGGCGACTCACTCGAGGGTATCGAGGTCGCAATCACCGACGACGACCCGACAGCCCGAGCCTTCGACACGCGGTCGGTCCAGACCGCCCCCGTCGACGGGACGGTCTGCTCGGACTCGCTTCCCAGCGCACGGTCGCTGGCTGCCGTTCCAGTCACCTACCGGGAGACCGTCTACGGTGTTCTGACCGTCTACTCCGACACGGACGACGTGTTCGACGAGCGCGAGACGGTCGTCCTCGAGGCACTCGGTCGGACGATTGGGACGGCCATCAACGCCAGAGAGAGTCGACGGATTCTCACGGCCGACAACATCGTCGTCCTGGAGTTCGAGGTGAGCGACCCGGCACTGTTCGTCGTCGACCTCTCGGCCCGAGAGGACTGTCGACTCGAATATCACGGGTCGATCGACCCCGAGAACGACGCACTGTCGATGTTCTTCTCTACGGATGCACCGCGCACGAGACTCGTCGACCTCGCCGAGGAGGCCGCCGAGGTCGACCGTGCGACGGTAATCAGCGGCGACGACGAGGCGAACCTCGTCGAATTCCGGATGGCAGAGACCTCGGTCGTTGCCGAGCTGGCGGAACGCGGCGTCATCACACGTTCGATTGTGGCGGCCGACGGGCGGGCCCACATCACTCTGGAACTCCCGTCGGCGGTCGACGCGCGAACGATTGCGACACTACTCCGGGACCGCTATACCGGGACCGAACTCGTCGCGTCACGGACACGCGACCGCCCGGCGACGACGAAACAGGAGTTCATCGCCGGTGTGGAGGCGCAACTCACCGACCGTCAGGTGACGGCCCTTCAGAAGGCATATCTCAGTGGGTACTACGCCCCGAACCGTTCCACGACTGGCGACGAACTGGCCGAGTCGATGGGCATCTCGCGCGCAACGTTCCACCAACATCTCCGAGCGGCGGAACAGAAACTGATGGCAGAGTTCTTCGACGCGAGAACCTGA
- a CDS encoding DUF7563 family protein, with protein sequence MTECNYCGSNVSHDFARVFADTNGRILACPSCSANAGIADVAVQRAEQLAQAGQEPAEL encoded by the coding sequence ATGACAGAGTGTAATTACTGTGGAAGTAACGTTTCGCACGACTTTGCCCGTGTCTTCGCCGATACGAACGGACGCATCCTCGCGTGTCCTTCCTGTTCGGCGAATGCAGGCATTGCGGATGTGGCGGTGCAGAGAGCCGAGCAGTTGGCGCAGGCAGGTCAGGAGCCGGCCGAACTGTAA
- a CDS encoding universal stress protein, whose amino-acid sequence MYDRILVPTDGSDWAMAAANHAFALAKLGDATVHALSVVDLRHFEDDVVGSASEDLSIAEQAAKAAVERVQQVGEESGCRVRTHVERGIPHETVLRFVADHDVDLVVMGTHGRTGLERFLLGSVTERVLRGSPVPVLTTHLDGDGGTLPTYEHLLVPTDGSEGARDALDRAVAVATAAGARLTVLSVVDSRAFTGGFETGPTLPNIREQLQQYAEDAADALVRRAADAGVDADSVVTVGLPATEITAYAESNDVDLVVMGTHGRSGLERLILGSVTERVVRTSETPVLAVTPTE is encoded by the coding sequence ATGTACGACCGAATCCTGGTACCCACAGACGGCAGCGACTGGGCGATGGCAGCCGCGAACCACGCCTTCGCGCTGGCCAAATTGGGTGATGCGACGGTCCACGCGCTGTCGGTCGTCGACCTCAGGCATTTCGAGGACGACGTGGTCGGCTCGGCCAGCGAAGACCTCTCTATCGCCGAACAGGCCGCCAAGGCTGCCGTCGAGCGCGTCCAGCAGGTCGGCGAGGAGAGTGGCTGTCGCGTCCGGACCCACGTCGAACGTGGAATCCCCCACGAGACGGTGCTCCGGTTCGTCGCCGACCACGACGTCGACCTCGTCGTCATGGGCACCCACGGCCGGACGGGGCTGGAGCGGTTCCTGCTCGGCAGCGTCACCGAGCGCGTCCTCCGCGGGTCGCCCGTGCCGGTGCTCACTACGCATCTCGACGGCGACGGCGGGACGCTGCCGACCTACGAACATCTGCTCGTCCCGACCGACGGCAGCGAGGGCGCGCGCGACGCGCTGGACCGCGCCGTCGCGGTCGCCACGGCTGCCGGGGCACGGCTGACGGTGCTCTCGGTCGTCGATTCGCGGGCGTTCACCGGCGGCTTCGAAACCGGCCCGACGCTGCCGAACATCCGCGAACAGCTCCAGCAGTACGCCGAGGACGCCGCGGACGCACTCGTCAGGCGGGCGGCGGACGCTGGCGTCGACGCCGACAGCGTCGTCACGGTCGGGCTTCCGGCGACCGAGATCACGGCGTACGCCGAGAGCAACGACGTCGACCTCGTCGTCATGGGCACCCACGGCCGCAGTGGGCTGGAACGGCTCATCCTGGGGAGTGTCACCGAGCGAGTGGTCCGCACGTCGGAGACACCCGTCTTGGCCGTCACGCCGACCGAATAA
- a CDS encoding DUF4386 family protein — MATTTGQAVDDIEQSPTTGYWNYLLVGGLAALTEAAIYVAGIVYFLVILDFASVSGALQQVELFVANEASLSAMYLLIYVVFGIVLVGLVLALHERLATDAPMLMRATTAFGLIWAGLVIASGMVATLATGVVVDLYNTDPAQATTVWLAISPVVDGLGGGNEVVGGLWTLLVSVVALRAGALHRLVNYLGFVVGAAGILSAVPAFGEIGGGIFGLTQIVWFVALGILLLRASRRKASAPLHGE; from the coding sequence ATGGCAACAACGACCGGACAAGCAGTGGATGATATCGAGCAGTCGCCCACGACGGGGTACTGGAACTATCTGCTGGTCGGTGGACTCGCCGCGCTGACGGAGGCGGCTATCTACGTGGCTGGCATCGTCTATTTCCTCGTCATTCTCGACTTCGCGAGCGTCAGCGGGGCACTCCAGCAGGTCGAGCTGTTCGTCGCGAACGAGGCCAGTCTGTCGGCGATGTATCTGCTCATCTACGTGGTGTTCGGCATCGTGCTGGTGGGACTCGTGCTGGCACTCCACGAGCGGCTTGCGACCGACGCACCGATGTTGATGCGGGCGACAACTGCCTTCGGGCTGATCTGGGCTGGCCTCGTCATCGCCAGCGGGATGGTCGCCACGCTCGCGACGGGCGTGGTCGTCGACCTCTACAACACCGACCCGGCGCAGGCGACGACGGTCTGGCTGGCCATCAGTCCGGTCGTCGATGGACTGGGCGGCGGCAACGAGGTCGTCGGTGGGCTCTGGACGCTGCTTGTGAGTGTAGTAGCCCTCCGTGCAGGGGCACTCCACAGATTAGTCAACTACCTTGGATTCGTCGTGGGAGCGGCAGGTATCCTCTCGGCCGTTCCAGCGTTCGGTGAGATCGGCGGTGGTATCTTCGGCCTTACCCAGATCGTCTGGTTCGTCGCTCTCGGAATCCTCCTGTTACGCGCAAGTCGCCGCAAGGCATCCGCCCCTCTTCACGGCGAGTGA
- a CDS encoding cupin domain-containing protein, giving the protein MDTGPDERLSTGAGHSPRGDTRGYPNTIEDLSTGASITFLERGVDEQGAYLLMDGVLPVGINSGPARLHPQAEARSEVIAGQAEVTVRGERRVVRPGDSLTIAAGEAHSIRNGGDDTLRIRTTLRPPGEFEAATRALYAAGAGGRPDVLAVAAVLFQFRADIRLSGLPWLVQRPLLRALAGIARRLGRDPLK; this is encoded by the coding sequence ATGGATACTGGTCCGGACGAGCGTCTGTCGACGGGAGCGGGACACTCCCCGAGAGGCGACACACGTGGCTACCCGAACACTATCGAAGACCTGTCAACAGGGGCGTCCATCACATTCCTCGAACGCGGTGTTGACGAGCAAGGTGCGTACCTGCTGATGGACGGTGTCCTCCCGGTCGGAATCAACAGTGGCCCCGCCCGGCTTCACCCGCAGGCGGAAGCACGCTCGGAGGTGATCGCGGGCCAGGCCGAGGTGACGGTTCGTGGTGAACGCCGTGTCGTGCGTCCCGGCGACTCGCTGACCATCGCTGCCGGCGAGGCTCACAGCATCCGGAACGGTGGCGACGACACGCTACGTATTCGGACGACGTTGCGCCCGCCCGGCGAGTTCGAAGCCGCGACTCGGGCACTCTATGCAGCCGGTGCAGGGGGACGGCCGGACGTTCTCGCAGTGGCGGCGGTGCTCTTTCAGTTTCGGGCAGACATCCGTCTCTCGGGCCTCCCGTGGTTAGTTCAGCGGCCCCTCCTACGCGCACTCGCTGGCATCGCGAGGAGGCTGGGTCGGGACCCCCTCAAGTAG
- a CDS encoding cation-translocating P-type ATPase produces MNWHSESAEAVVDDLETDRSGLSAAEAARRLDEQGPNELERDGSVSPLTLFVSQFQDALIYLLVFAAALSLAVGFLPGREPEYLDATLILAILLANGVFGFVQDYRAERSIEALRSLATPTAAVHRDGKTVEISSTEVVPGDIVELEAGDAVPADARLLETASFETDESALTGESVSATKSVDPLDPETPLAERDNMVFMNTTVVRGRARAVVVETGMDTEVGAIATQLATGTSPDTPFQREVGRLGKRVGLGIVVLIAVVAAAQLALTATPPTLVVLVAVTLAVAAVPEGLPAVVTLTLALGSQRMLARNALVRTLPVVESLGSVDTIVTDKTGTLTENRMTVTRLLAGGRVHEMESDGADATDAADAESLVADGEGASGSEGGSGSEGSSDGEGASDGGERGTPDRAAVEALLTCGVFCNNAELDTETEDGFRGDPTEVALLRAARRAGVEPTGERLRELPFDAERKRMTVVVDGVADAEAAVGSDVDSGSATDADVDGSSGDGPTAYMKGAPRVVLDRCDRLLLDGEVVEMTDERRAELADRVDAFAADALRVLGFARREAVSAEADEDEIESGMVFLGLQGMLDPPRPEVEGALADCRRAGIRVVMATGDNPKTAAAIGEQLGFATDEVLTGADVAAMGDEELRDSVADVEVFARVDPAHKVAVLQALQARGNIVAMTGDGVNDAPALRNADVGVSMGIRGTQVAQQASDMVLRDDNFATIRDAVAEGRGIFDNIRTFVNFLLSANMGEVLVVFAGVLLGTLLFPETFAGTEEALVLTPAMILWMNLVTDGLPALALGVDPKRDDVLDRPPRDRDAAVIDARLVGSVLATGIFMTVVGLWLFFGALDRTGSLPFAQTLLFTFLVLAELARAYLVRRHHGLRVTSNRWLAGAVATSFALQLAVLYTPLAAVFRVVALDLADWGLLAAATAVFVVLSLTLSAVVRRVAPRSATH; encoded by the coding sequence ATGAACTGGCACAGCGAGTCGGCCGAGGCGGTCGTCGACGACCTCGAGACGGACCGTTCGGGGCTGTCGGCGGCCGAGGCAGCCCGTCGGCTCGACGAGCAGGGTCCGAACGAGCTCGAACGCGACGGAAGCGTCTCGCCGCTCACGCTCTTCGTCTCGCAGTTTCAGGACGCACTCATCTACTTACTCGTCTTCGCGGCGGCACTCTCGCTCGCGGTGGGCTTCCTGCCGGGGCGCGAACCCGAGTATCTCGACGCGACGCTCATCCTGGCAATCCTACTCGCCAACGGCGTCTTCGGCTTCGTCCAGGACTACCGCGCCGAACGCTCCATCGAGGCTCTGCGGTCGCTCGCGACGCCGACGGCCGCGGTCCACCGGGACGGCAAGACGGTCGAAATCTCCTCCACCGAGGTCGTCCCCGGCGACATCGTCGAACTGGAAGCGGGTGACGCGGTGCCCGCCGACGCCCGGCTGTTGGAGACGGCCAGCTTCGAGACCGACGAGTCGGCGCTGACCGGCGAGAGTGTGAGTGCCACGAAGTCGGTCGACCCACTCGACCCGGAGACGCCGCTCGCCGAGCGGGACAACATGGTCTTCATGAACACGACGGTCGTCCGCGGACGGGCCAGAGCCGTCGTCGTCGAGACCGGGATGGACACGGAAGTCGGAGCCATCGCCACCCAGCTGGCGACGGGGACGTCGCCCGACACGCCCTTCCAGCGCGAGGTCGGTCGCCTCGGCAAGCGCGTCGGGCTGGGTATCGTCGTGCTCATCGCCGTCGTCGCGGCGGCCCAGTTGGCCCTCACCGCCACCCCGCCGACGCTCGTGGTTCTCGTGGCCGTCACGCTCGCGGTCGCCGCCGTCCCCGAGGGGTTGCCCGCGGTCGTGACGCTGACGCTCGCGCTCGGCTCCCAGCGGATGCTCGCGCGCAACGCGCTCGTGCGGACGCTGCCGGTCGTCGAGAGCCTCGGCTCCGTCGACACCATCGTCACCGACAAGACCGGCACGCTCACGGAGAACCGCATGACGGTGACGCGGCTCCTCGCCGGTGGCCGTGTCCACGAGATGGAGAGCGACGGGGCCGACGCGACCGACGCAGCCGACGCGGAGAGCCTCGTCGCCGACGGCGAGGGAGCGAGTGGCAGTGAAGGGGGGAGTGGCAGTGAGGGGTCGAGTGACGGCGAAGGGGCCAGTGACGGCGGGGAGCGGGGAACACCGGACCGGGCGGCCGTCGAGGCACTGCTCACCTGCGGGGTCTTTTGCAACAACGCCGAGTTGGACACAGAGACCGAGGACGGCTTCCGCGGCGACCCGACCGAGGTGGCGCTCCTCCGCGCGGCCCGACGGGCTGGGGTCGAACCGACGGGAGAGCGGCTGCGCGAGCTTCCCTTCGACGCCGAGCGCAAGCGGATGACCGTCGTCGTCGACGGCGTCGCTGACGCCGAGGCGGCAGTGGGGAGCGACGTCGACAGCGGCTCTGCCACCGACGCCGACGTCGACGGCAGCAGCGGCGACGGACCGACGGCGTACATGAAGGGCGCGCCGCGAGTCGTCTTGGACCGCTGTGACCGCCTCCTGCTCGACGGCGAGGTCGTCGAAATGACCGACGAGCGGCGTGCGGAACTCGCCGACCGGGTCGACGCCTTCGCGGCCGACGCGCTCCGCGTCCTGGGCTTTGCCCGTCGCGAGGCCGTCTCCGCCGAGGCCGACGAGGACGAGATCGAGTCGGGGATGGTCTTTCTCGGTCTCCAGGGGATGCTCGACCCGCCGCGGCCGGAGGTCGAAGGCGCGCTGGCCGACTGTCGGCGAGCGGGGATTCGCGTCGTGATGGCGACCGGCGACAACCCGAAGACGGCGGCCGCAATCGGCGAGCAGTTGGGCTTCGCCACCGACGAGGTCCTGACCGGGGCGGACGTGGCGGCGATGGGCGACGAGGAACTCCGAGACAGCGTCGCCGACGTGGAGGTGTTCGCCCGCGTCGACCCCGCCCACAAGGTCGCGGTCCTCCAGGCTCTGCAGGCGCGCGGCAACATCGTCGCGATGACCGGGGACGGCGTCAACGACGCGCCCGCGCTCAGAAACGCCGACGTCGGTGTCTCGATGGGCATCAGGGGGACGCAGGTCGCCCAGCAGGCCTCCGACATGGTGCTCCGCGACGACAACTTCGCGACCATCCGCGACGCCGTCGCCGAGGGTCGGGGCATCTTCGACAACATCCGTACCTTCGTCAACTTCCTGCTGTCGGCGAACATGGGAGAAGTCCTCGTCGTCTTCGCCGGAGTCCTGCTGGGGACGCTGCTCTTCCCCGAGACCTTCGCGGGGACCGAAGAAGCGCTCGTGCTCACCCCGGCGATGATCCTCTGGATGAACCTCGTCACCGACGGCCTGCCCGCGCTCGCGCTCGGTGTCGACCCCAAGCGCGACGACGTGCTGGACCGGCCGCCGCGGGACCGCGACGCCGCCGTCATCGACGCCCGACTCGTCGGCTCGGTGCTGGCGACGGGTATCTTCATGACCGTCGTCGGGCTGTGGCTCTTCTTCGGGGCACTGGACCGGACGGGCAGTCTCCCGTTCGCCCAGACGCTCCTCTTTACGTTCCTCGTGCTTGCGGAGCTGGCGCGGGCGTATCTCGTCCGTCGCCACCACGGTCTCCGGGTCACCTCGAACCGCTGGCTGGCTGGCGCGGTCGCCACGTCGTTCGCACTCCAGCTTGCGGTGCTCTACACGCCGCTCGCGGCGGTCTTCCGCGTCGTCGCGCTCGACCTCGCTGACTGGGGGCTCCTCGCCGCGGCGACGGCCGTGTTCGTCGTCCTGAGCCTCACGCTGTCGGCCGTCGTCCGACGGGTCGCACCACGGTCGGCCACCCACTGA
- a CDS encoding beta-ketoacyl-ACP reductase, with the protein MNLQDRTCVVTGSSRGIGRGIAEDLGAHGANVVVNYRSSEGEAHEVVDAIEEDGGTAIAVQADVCDEDEVEAMADRVADAFGGTDVLVNNAGITVDKKFENMSREDWDQVMDVNLGGVYNCTHAFFDDLKDADHGRLINISSVVGQQGNYGQANYATTKSGLFGFTRTVALELARHNTTANCVSPGFVKTDMLEKVPERVQEKILSRIPLDRFATVEDISGIVRFVASEESAYMTGQILGVNGGMEW; encoded by the coding sequence ATGAATCTCCAAGATCGCACCTGTGTCGTTACAGGCTCGTCGCGTGGTATCGGTCGCGGAATCGCAGAGGACCTCGGCGCACACGGCGCGAACGTCGTCGTCAACTACCGCTCCTCGGAGGGTGAGGCCCACGAGGTCGTCGACGCCATCGAGGAGGACGGTGGAACGGCAATCGCCGTCCAGGCCGACGTCTGCGACGAGGACGAGGTCGAAGCGATGGCCGACCGCGTCGCCGACGCCTTCGGGGGCACGGACGTGTTGGTCAACAACGCGGGCATCACTGTCGACAAGAAGTTCGAGAACATGAGCCGCGAGGACTGGGATCAGGTCATGGACGTCAACCTCGGCGGCGTCTACAACTGCACGCACGCCTTCTTCGACGACCTGAAGGACGCCGACCACGGTCGGCTCATCAACATCTCCAGCGTCGTCGGCCAACAGGGCAACTACGGTCAGGCCAACTACGCCACCACCAAGAGCGGTCTCTTCGGCTTCACCCGGACGGTCGCGCTCGAACTCGCGCGGCACAACACCACGGCCAACTGTGTCTCGCCCGGCTTCGTCAAGACCGACATGCTCGAAAAGGTTCCCGAGCGCGTCCAAGAGAAGATTCTCAGCCGCATCCCGTTGGACCGCTTCGCCACCGTCGAGGACATCTCCGGCATCGTCCGGTTCGTCGCCAGCGAGGAGTCGGCCTACATGACCGGCCAGATCCTCGGCGTCAACGGCGGCATGGAGTGGTGA
- the phaC gene encoding class III poly(R)-hydroxyalkanoic acid synthase subunit PhaC, producing MNPFVRALDMQRKQWERSTELIDKASAAPDRAETMAEVEVGQTPSEVVYEENKLKLLHYESMTEEQHSVPILIVYALINRPYILDLQPDRSVVRTLLENGFDVYLIDWGEPSNLDQSLTLDDYVNRYVDNCVDVVRDRSGQDSINLLGYCMGGTMSVMYSALHPEKVRNLGLMAAGLCFTGEGGVLELWGDDDYYTPGAVVDAFGNVPADFLDIGFALMDPVDNFVTKYLRLYDNLEREEFVENFARMEQWIGDGIDVAGTTYKQFLEEIYQQNNLMTNDLHLDGKHVDLANIDMPVVQIIGEYDHLIPPEASKGFNEVLDTEVTTMEFPTGHIGLSVSSKSHAELWPQVCEWFEERSQVSDESEQTELPSTESDDSDADGAVADEAVEVEESVEAEAEMESDEAADTDDATDTDEAVEADETELTVEAVNGIGPKRAERLHESGIDSLADLADADVEAVAEAIDVSPERVEDWIAQARDLLSE from the coding sequence ATGAACCCGTTCGTCCGCGCGCTGGACATGCAGCGCAAGCAGTGGGAACGCTCGACGGAACTCATCGACAAGGCCTCGGCGGCTCCCGACCGCGCGGAGACGATGGCGGAAGTCGAGGTCGGCCAGACCCCGAGCGAGGTCGTCTACGAGGAGAACAAGCTCAAACTCCTCCACTACGAGTCGATGACGGAGGAACAGCACAGCGTTCCCATCCTCATCGTCTACGCGCTCATCAACCGGCCGTACATCCTCGACCTCCAGCCGGACCGCAGCGTCGTCCGCACCCTGCTGGAGAACGGCTTCGACGTCTACCTCATCGACTGGGGCGAGCCGTCGAACCTCGACCAGTCGCTGACACTCGACGACTACGTCAACCGCTACGTCGACAACTGCGTCGACGTCGTCCGCGACCGTTCGGGCCAGGACTCGATCAATCTGCTCGGCTACTGCATGGGCGGGACGATGAGCGTTATGTACAGCGCGCTCCATCCCGAGAAGGTCCGAAACCTCGGGCTGATGGCCGCCGGCCTCTGTTTCACCGGCGAGGGCGGCGTCTTGGAACTCTGGGGTGACGACGACTACTACACGCCCGGTGCGGTCGTCGACGCCTTCGGCAACGTGCCCGCGGACTTCCTCGACATCGGCTTCGCGCTGATGGACCCCGTCGACAACTTCGTCACGAAGTATCTCAGGCTCTACGACAACCTCGAACGCGAGGAGTTCGTCGAGAACTTCGCGCGCATGGAGCAGTGGATCGGCGACGGCATCGACGTCGCGGGGACGACCTACAAGCAGTTCCTCGAAGAGATCTACCAGCAGAACAACCTGATGACGAACGACCTCCATCTGGACGGCAAACACGTCGACCTCGCGAACATCGATATGCCGGTCGTCCAGATCATCGGCGAGTACGACCATCTCATCCCGCCGGAGGCCTCCAAGGGCTTCAACGAGGTGCTCGACACCGAGGTGACGACGATGGAGTTCCCGACGGGCCACATCGGCCTCTCGGTCTCCTCGAAGTCCCACGCCGAACTGTGGCCGCAGGTCTGTGAGTGGTTCGAGGAGCGGTCGCAGGTGAGCGACGAATCCGAGCAGACGGAGCTGCCGTCGACCGAAAGCGACGACAGCGACGCCGACGGAGCCGTCGCAGACGAGGCTGTCGAGGTTGAGGAGTCCGTCGAGGCTGAGGCAGAGATGGAGAGCGACGAGGCAGCCGACACCGACGACGCTACCGACACCGATGAGGCGGTCGAGGCCGACGAGACCGAGCTGACGGTCGAAGCTGTCAACGGTATCGGCCCGAAACGCGCCGAGCGGCTGCACGAGAGCGGTATCGACAGCCTCGCGGACCTCGCCGACGCCGACGTCGAGGCGGTCGCTGAGGCCATCGACGTCTCGCCCGAGCGCGTCGAGGACTGGATAGCACAGGCCCGCGACCTGCTCTCGGAGTAG